The genomic interval TGGCTCAAAAACCGGATCGGTTCCAACACCTGATCGATAAAGACATCTGCCTGTGCCACCTGGATCGAAGGTAGATTGGTGAAAGCGGAGCGAAGGTTGGTCAGCAGGGGAGCAGGGTTAAGATTCGCTAATTGAGATTGGAAGGCACTTGCCAAACTATTCACCAGGGATACGATCGCCCCCATGCTGGTTTGAATCGTTCTGAGTGCGGCATTCACCGCTTCAAAGTTGCTGACGCTATTGGGGTCAAGCTGGCGCAACAATTGGGTTGCGCTGCTCAATTGGGCGATCGTCTGCTGCATCTGGTTGCGAAACTGATTCAGTTGGGTGGGATTCACCAACTGATCAATTTGCCCGTAAAACCCATTGATGGTTGCCAGGGGTTGACTCAGCAGATTGAGCGGAACCCCCAAAAAGCTGCGTGCCAGAAAATCTGCGATCGCCTCCGGGTCGATCGGAATTTGGGCTTCAAACTGTTGCACGGTGGTAATGAAGGTTTGAAGGAGTTGAATTGATTCCGTCGGAATGATCCCCTGGAACCGGGTTAGTAGCGAATTGATGAATTGCTCCGGATCACCAGAGCGGGCAAACACGGCGCTTTTCACATCCACCAACCGACCGTCCACCACCAACGCCGCTCTTGCGGGTTCCAGTAGCGATTGCATATCGGTTAAGCCCTGCGCAAAGGTTTGCAGGGCGGGGATATCGGGGTTAGTGAGGGAGCCAGAAAGGGAGGCGATCGCCTCATTAATCGGTTTTCCCAACGTTGCCAGATCATCGGGGATGCACCGTTCGGATGGTGCTAATTCCACTGGTGAGTGCCTGGGTCAAATTCTCCGGTCGCTCCAACGGCAGTGTAGCGGTCGAGAATTTAGCAGACACATCCACTTGCACATCAAGAACCTGCGTCAGGTCGGGAAACTGAGAAAGAATACCAGCCATCGTCTAGCCCTCCACGATCAGGTTGATATCGACAGGATGCGCTGCCGAGCCGGTGCGACCCGGACTGAGAATGCGTTGAATGGGTGCCCCTTCCTCTGATCCCAGAGTGCGGGTGGCTTTCAATTCGGTTTCGGATTCCAGCACCAGTAAGTGTTTGCCATCTTCCGATCGATTGCCCTGAAGCAGCTTCAGGGTTTTAATCTGAACCATTGCCCCATAGTCGCCCTGTTGATAGGCAGCACGGGCAGTTTCAATCAGGCGATCGCGGTTCAGTTCCAGAATGGCGATCGCCAGTGCCGCCGCCTCATCCAGTTGGGTCGGATTGGTGGATTGCAGTTGCACCATCACGGTTTGGAGTGCTTTGAGGCGTGTGAACACAGCGGTCACTCCGTAAAGCGCCTGCACACCTGTGACATCGGTGAGCGATCGATTGGGGCGCAGGTTGAGGGAAAACGAGCGGGAATCCACCTGATCCCACCGTACCTCATCCTCCCGCAGGGGCAGGAGGTCGCCCCCCGTTAGCTTCAGGTACACGCGACGGGGTAACGGATAGGGAGATTGGGTCAGTGCGTAGGGTCCGGCAGGATTGTTTCCATTCCAGGGAAACTGGTCGGTGCGATCGTCGGGACGAGGCTCGCTAATCCCCCCATCGGTTGCATATTGATCGATTTCAAATCGATCGCCGATCACACTCAACTGTACCGGGGGATTGGAGCCACCCAATAGGCCTGGCATCAGTTCCTTGAGTAAGGTTTCGACGGTGCTATGGAGGTTTCCGATCATGGGGTAAGCTCCTGGGGGAGGGAAAAGGCAGAAGGGGGGAGAGGTCAAAGGGACCAAGGGGCAGGGCGTAGGTGAGCAAAAATAAAAGGTGGGTTTTAGATCCCCGACTTTTCCAAAAAAGTCGGGGATCTAGGGATTACAGCGATCGTCGTTTCTTGTCGAGTTGGGTTTCCAACATTTCGAGTTTTGTTTCTAAGTTCTGACACTGTTGTTGCAGGGTTTGACTTTGGGCGCTCAGGGTTTTGAATGATTCCACCGATAGGGCTTCAAAGCCTCTAATCGTTAGCGTTTTGAACTCATTTCCTTCCCCCTCTACCCACTCTGGAAACACCGACTCCACTTCCTGGGCAATCAATCCCACCTGAACGCCCGTCAGGTTGCCCTGGGTTTCTGGTTCCTTCCACTCGTAAAACACCCCCTGGAGTTGTTGGAGGCGATCGATCGCCCCCGTTAAAGGATGAATATTAACTTTGAGATCGGTTTCGGGCAGGGGATAGTTAAACCGTTCTGCCTGCTCCAATAAGGTGTGAAACTGATCGACTCGTCCCCCCTGTTCCACCCATTCCGTCAAATCTTTGACGGTTGCAGGCAGAATCATGACCCTGATCTCCGTTGCTTTATTTAATAGCGACAAACCAACATGCTTCAGATGCTCTTGCCCATAAGAGTCGGTGTCTGGACAAATTACAACGCGTTTGCCCCGCAGCATCTCAGAATATAAATCGCACCACTGACCCGCACCAAAGGGATTGGAGGTTGTTGCCCAACCGGAAGGCACCAGTTTTCTAGCCGTCTCTGCATCCTTCTCCCCTTCCACAATCAGAACGGTTTCGGCTTGCAAAACCTCTGGTAAGTGGTAAAGCACGGGTTGTGCCCCTTCAATCCCCCAGAGCCATCCCCCGTTGCCATCGGGGCGACGAGTCCGAAAGCCTTTAGGGACAAACCGGACAATTTGAAACAGCAGGGAACCATCGCTGTTCTGGTAATCATAAACAGTGGCGATCGTTGCCTGCAAGGGAGGGCGGTGGCGGTAGGGAATGTAGCCCATAGGGAGGGGTGGGGGGTGGGGGGGTGGGGGGATAAGGATGAGGGATGAGGGATGAAGGATGAAGGATAAAGGATAAAAGTTACCTCATCACCCCCTCACCTCATTACCCCCTTACTCCTCACCCTCTAAACTAATACTTGTAGTTTTTCGGTCAGCAGGTTGAGGCGAGCTTCGAGGGCGTTACAGCGTTGTTTTAGGATTTCGTTTTCTGTCTTGAGTTGTTTAAACGCTTCCACAGATAATGCTTCAAATCCGCGAATGGTGAGGGTTGCATAGCCCTCGTCATCCACCCCAATCCACTCCGGAAACACATTCTCCACTTCCTGAGCGATAAACCCCATCTGAAGCCCGGTCAGGTTTCCCTGTTTTTCCGGTTCTTTCCACTCATAGAAAACGGGTCGCAATTGCAGTAATTTCTCCAGAGCGCCAGTCAAGGGCTGGACATTTTTTTTCAACCTGATATCCGAGGAGTTTCCCCATGCTCCGCCCCCCGGTTTAAGGCCATTGCCTGTTATTGTTAAATTGCCATTCGTGGTGTTTACGAACAATCTCCAGTTGGGTGTTCCACTATTTCCCCAAAAGCCAACCTCCGTGAGGGACTTCATGCCAACGAAAGCGGCGTCGGCTTCCTGGCGGTAGTACCCGGAAAACCAGATGCCTGCGGTTGGTGCGCCATTCGAGATTTGCCGGACGCGCATTCTGCCGCCCACGTCCAGTTGGAATATCGGATTTGTGAGTCCAATGCCCACATTCCCTTTGACAATCAGGTTATTTTTACCTGGATTGGCAAAATTGAAGGAATCTGCAACCAGTACGCCGCCTGCTTTTAAGCCTGAAGCCGAAGGTGAACTGGGGGAATTGATGATGGAAAGGTAGCGATTTTGCTCGGTTGTGCCTGTTCCTGTGAAAATGGTTGGGCTGGTGCCCGCTTCCAGGGTGAGATTACCACGCACATCCAGCTTAGACGTTGGGCTGGCGGTGCCGATACCAAGGTTGCCGTTGAGGGTGAGGGAACCGGCGATCGTATCTCCAGCCCGATTGAGTTTGGCATTATCTAACCGAATGACTTCATTGACCGTCTGATTCCAATCCTCCGCACGAATGATATCGCTACGAGATTTGGGAAAAGGAGGGGTAGGGGTGATAGGCATGGTGATCCTTGGAGAGTGATGAGTGATGAGTGATGAATTGAAGATCGAGAGTTAAAGACATTGGTTAGAAAGGAGTTTTCATTTTGATTTTCCACTCTTAATTCAAAACTCAAAATTCAAAATTTAGAAGATGATGTCCCAGAGCAGTGTCAGTTTAAACGCGCTGGTTTTGGTGACGGGTTCAAAAACGACCCGGTTGTACATGATGCCACCGGTGTCAGCGGTGAAAATGGCGGCTTCCTGAAGGGGGGCACTGCCGTTAGCGTCATTGAAGTCAAAAATGGCGGTAAGGGAAGCTTTGACCCGTCTGACTTCGTTCGGTGTACCCGGATTTTCGATCACGTCGCTGTAGGAAACTTCGCTAATGGGTTTGCGCGGCGCACGTTCTGCCAGCAGCCCCACCTGATCATCTTTGGCGGAGGTGTTGTCGGTGCCGACGCCAATGTGGGTGACTTTGGTGGGGGGAGTGCCAGGGATGCCACCAAACAGTTGGGCGACAAGTTGACGTCCAGTTGTGACAATCCGGTTATGATATTGGCGCTCCTGAATCATCTGCCCGGATGAATCGGTTAACCGGAGCGTTAATTTTCCCTGCATATCAATTCGTTCTTGCATCGATCGCTCCTTGATTACATAAATCCAAAATTGCTGTCAAACGTTGAGAAGTCAAACACACCTCCTAAGGCAAATGTTTCACCCATGTCCTGGGTTTCAGTGGCTCGATCGAAACTTCCCAATGAGATGGCATCGAGAGCATTGGCATCTTCTTGCGCGATCCGGGTTCCGAGGCGAGTTAGCCCTTCGGTCTGGTCGTGTTTTTCCTGGAAATTGAGCGAGAAATGGACATTCCCTCGCACCCCCGCTGCCTTGGTTTGGTTGACGACTTCCTGAATTCGATCGGGCGGTAAGCCTTCAAAGACAAAAACACTGTCAGTAAAGCCGTAACGAACTGCCAGATCGTTAATGGCCTGATCCAGAAAATAGGGAACATCAATATCAAACGTCAGGAGTTCGCGTTTACCCCAGCGAAAATCGACCCGAAACTCTGGTAGGTCGAAGGTATCGCCACCAAAGCTGCTGATATTGAACAAGCCGCTCTGGGCGCGAAATTTCCATTCGCCCGCCTGTCCACTTGCCTGGGCAAGCACCTGGGGCAGAATGGGATCGGTATTATCCAGGCTGGCGAAGGCATCGCTGATATCGACGCCATCCATCAGGGCAATCAGTTTTCCGGTGTCTTCGTTAGCGGAAAGGGACAGGGTTGTTGCCCGCTGGGATTAGCAGCCGATCGCGGGATTTTATGCCTGCCCTGGGATTGGAACGCTCTAACGTGAGCAACCGCCCACTGCCGTGGGTAAAAGTCCACTGAATTTCGGGATAGATCAGATTGCCCGTATGTTCGATTTGCAGAATCAGTTCGCTGGCATTGTCTACAACGGTGGGGCGATCGCCAATGACCTGCTGTCCTTGTAAGGGAAACTCCCGCAGTTGAATCAGGGCATCGATATCTGCCCGCATTGCCTCCAGTCCGGCAGGCAGTTTCAAATCCTCCATGCGGAAGGGCAATCCTAACGCCGATCGCACCGCTCCTTTGACTGCCGCGACCGTTCCACCCCCCGTAAACAGTTGGACGATCGACTTCAGCCGCACTCGAAACCGTTCATCACTTTCCAACTGCCCGCTGCGTAAACGGCGACGGCTGATGCCGTAGATTGCGCCCAAACCATCCAGTGCCCCACCGCTGGCGTAATTCACCCAGTGGGATTGCAGCAGACGCTTGATCGTGTCATCCGCATCCAGAAACTCCGCTCCGATCGCATCCAGCAGCTTGTACAATACCGATTCGGCGTCTTTGGCAGCAAAGGCGTCGGGAAAAAGGTCGGTGAGGCGATCGGTCTTGAGGGACATGGGAGGAGGGGGGCAAAGGGTAGAAGGGGAAGGGGGGAAGGGGGAGGGAGAGGGAGAAAGGATAAGGGATAAAGGATGAGGGATAAAAGTTTTGAGTTTTAAGTTTTGGGTTTTGAGTTGATGCTGATCACTGATAACTGATTGCTATCTTCTGACTCCTGGCTCCTGACTCCTGGCTCCTGGCTCCTGTCGCTAAAAACTCAAACTAACGGGCAAATCCTTGACGGCTTGCAATCCGGGGTAGGCGGCAGCGGTGAGGGTGGCTTTGGCGGGTTCGTCGCCTGCGTTGGCGGGGTTAATCATATATTCGGCAAGGCGGGTATCGCTGAGGGGGATGTCGACGCGCTGGATGGTCAGAATTTGGGTGGTGCTGTTGGAGAATTGCAGGGTGCGGGTAAAGCTGGCGATCTGTTCTTCCGGTTGGGTGGGGGCGTTGCGAAGTTTGGCTTTGAGGATGATCGCGATCGCGATCGAAAAATTTCGAAAGTTCACATCCTGGTTCAATTCTCGAAATTCAACGGTGGTTTCCTGGGGCAGGCTCAATTCCTCCAGAGCTGTAAGGGAGATCACGATCTGGTTATTGGTCGGGCTGTTTGCTTTGAGTTCGTTGAGAATGGTTGTTTTGAGATTGGCATTATCGGGGCGAATCAGTTCGGCGTCGCTAATCAGGAAGGGGTCGGGAACGGTTTGGGAAGTCCCGGATCGGATGGTGCTGAGTTGAGCTTCAGCCGTGTCGGCAAGGGCAGGTATGTTGAATGCGAAGGCATTCAACCGCCGGATGGACAGTGGTTCACCGATCGCCAGGGTTTTGAGGGCGGCGATCGTTTGTTGCAAAAACTGCTGCATTGCCAATCGCACCGGTTCCCGTGTGCTGCTGGAAATGGGGGTGGCTGGGATCAGGTAGAACGTGCCTGCAATCGCGATCGTGTTGATCGCATCTACCCGCGCAAAAATACCCGCTGCTCTGGTTTGTTCGACGACTTGTTTCACCGATCGCTCAATTTCCTGGCGGCGGAATTCTGAGTCGCCCCCACCGGAATAGCGCACCCGCACTTCTCCCAGGGGAATGGTTGGATCAAGACTGTGATCCATCACTTCCACACCTTCGACCCCATCCACTTCCAGGACGGCAAACTTGATCGCGTTTAAGGTGGCATTGCCCGCCCGCTCCAGGGCAAACTTTGCCCGTTCCCGCAATTGCTCGTCTGACTCGGCGACCTGCCCGCCACTGATGGCAGCCGCATTAATGACGCCATCAATCCCCCTGGGGGGTGTGGGCATGACCACCACCGTACCGGAGTTGACGTTGCCTGTAGGACCGGGTTCCAGGGCTTCTACCGCGATCGTCACACTCTTGGGCTTGTAGTGAATCAGCAGTTTTCCTGGGGGGCGCACGCCATCCGCCAGGGTAATCGTTCGTTCATCTTCGCCAAACGGTTTGCCTGCTGCCGTATCTTGGGTTGCCAGTCGGTTTTCCGGAGTTTGGGCATCGGTTTGTTGCCAGATCCCAACCAGTTCGGCAATCCGATTGTTGAGCTGAATCAGTCCTGCGGATTGTTCCTGAAGTTCACCAGGAATCTCCGCCGGGATGGTGGCATCCGCCAGGGTGAGGAAGATGCGATCGCCTTGATCAGCAATTCGGGTACCTGCGGGAATGGTGACCGTTGTTTTGGTGGCAGTTTTGCGGAAAAATGTCACCTGTCCGGTTGCCTTTAACGCCGGGTTGCGATCGATGCCCAATAATGCCACCACATTGTCCAGTGCAACCCCAGACGCCGTATCAATGAAGGCGCGGCGGTATGCCTCATTGGTTTGTTCATACAGCAGCTTCAGTTCGCGGGCAACGGCTCGAATTAAGGTACCTGTGACGCTGCCGGGGTTAAAGTCGGTCAAGCCAGCGGGGCGCTCCCGGTAGGTGTATTCCACTAATACGCGGGAGCCTTCATCGGGACGCTGGGCACCCTCTAGCCAGACAATCCGGTTGTTGCTAAAGCCATAATCCTGTCCTGCCCGAAACACGGTTGCTGCCGATTGCATCAGCCCACTGACCTGGGTAATGGCGTAGACCAATCGGGGCAGTTCGTAGGCAGACACTGCTCCTCGAAAGAAGAACTGGAAGCGATCGGGCTGCTCTACGCCATTGCGAATGCTATCTTCCAGCGATTGAATTAAATCGGCGTAGGCAACGGAAAAGGGGGAACCTGGATCAATCATGGCGTCTCCAGATGCAGGTCATAGACCAGATTAAATGGGTTGGGTTGGCGAATGAGTAAAATTTCCATTTCCAGGCGGATTACATCCCGATCGCCCGCCAGGGTGCGGGCTTGAACCGTCTGAATTTTTTCAACTCTGGGATCTTGGGCGATCGCCTGCCGGGCAAATGCCATTAGCCTCACCTGGGTGCGGCGGTTATTCGGTTCGCCAATCAACTCATGCAACCGCGAGCCGTAATTGGGGATTCCCAGGGGCGCAAGTTCTCCCTGCCGCACCTGGAGCCGTAAACTTAGCGCCTGGGCAATGTTCTCGTTGCCCTCTGCCAGGCTCAGATCGCCCTCGTTATCAGAGAACAGATCGAAACCGCCGACCCGATCGCCAAGCTGCAAGTCATTGCCAAATAATTTTTCGCGTTCAATGCCCATCGCTTTCATGCTCCTATTCCGAACAGGCAACGAAGTCTTGATTCTCTGAAGTCACCGTTGAATTCATTGGTTTACTGGTGCCATCACAGGTATCGATCTTGTTGCCATCCAACAACACGGCAACCCCTCCCACCTTGACAAAAGAACTTCCCGCATTCGCGCTCGGCTTGCCTTCTCCTACAGAATCGGTAATCTTTAAGTCCGTAATCTTGGCAGGAAAAGGTGGTGGAGTTAGGGGAATGAAATTCCTGCCCTTTGGACCCGAATGACTTCCAGCAGGAGCCGTTGCTTCCCCTGGATTAAGCGAACTTTTGCTGGTTTTTACCGCTAACGGTTTGCCACTGATGCGGACAAAATCGCTCAGTTGTTCAGTAATTTTGCCTTTGTAATCGTACTCCGCCACCCACACACTATTGGGCACACTAGGAGGAGGTGCAGAAGGATTGGTGGCATCACCTTTGACATTGTGTTTATCGGTGCCTTCTACCTTGTCGTTTTCCACAATGATGCGTTTTCCCATTGTCTTACCCCTGATTAAAGTCGATCGTATTTCCAATGATTTCGACAGCTTGACCCGATGCATCAATCTTAAATGGCACTTTGGAGGTGATGTTAAATGCATCCTCTGTCATCTCAATTAAACTGCCGCTTGCATCCGTGATTTTAATTGCTTTGTCATGGGTGACTTCGATCGTAATCTTGCCTGCTTGAATTTGAATATCACCACTTTCGCCATCAATTTTTATACTTGTTTTTGCCTCACTGTTGTCTTCCGGTTTTTGCACATCTCGCTGTAGAAAAATTGTGCCGTTGTTGGTAAATCGCAAATGGTTGAGGGTGTCATCAGGAACCCGTTGTTCAAATAAAACATCATTCTCCTGATGTAAGGGGGGACGTTCATCCGCATGGTAAAACCGTCCAGTAATTACGGGTTGATTTAAATCGCCGTTAATAAATTGCACCAATACCAGATCGCCTGCTTTGGGAGGGACGGCAACCCCCATATGGGCGATCGCCATTGGCACTTTACGCAACTCCAAACCTTCGTGCTTCAACCGCACATTCACTTCGTAGTTGTTTTCATCATCGGTTGCGGTATGGGGAAAAATGGTCGTCACCACACCGAGCAAACTGGTGTGATGGCTGGCAAGTTCCTGCTGCACCACCCGCCGGATCAGATTAATTATCCGACTCATGCCTCACCTCCTGGCGCAACTCTCAGGTCTGTGACAAACCCCCTTTGCTCCGAAAAGTGATGCCGGATGGCGCGAATGTAACCGACTGCCATTCAGCAACGCATCGGGAACATTGCTGGTCGAAATCGAATTGCCCAAATCCACTTGAGGTCGTCCCAGCACTGTGATCTGGACTTGATGCACCTGACGATTAATGACAGCGAGTTGCCCAAGGGCAAACCGATCGGCCAGATCCCGGGTGCGGGCAACCGGATCTAAAATCAACTGTGAGGGTGAACCGGTTCCCGCCGATCCCTGGTAGTCGGTATCCTGGGTGGTCAACCAATGGGCGGTCGTGTCCCCCTGCCCTGACATCGGGCTTTCCCCCCCGATCGTGATTTCCTGTCGTGCTGCCTGTTGCTGCCATACGGTTCCTGCCAGCAGGTGTTGTCCAAACACATAACCTTCGCCTGCGCCTCCCAACAATCCGCTGGCTGCGGCTGTTACCGCTCCCAAAAGTCCTCCCACCCCCGCTGCATCGAGGTTAGCCGCCGCACCCAACCCACGGAACTGGATGGTGCCCTCCCGATCGCTGTACAGCTCGTATCCCAGCCGATCCGCCAATCGTTTCAGATGCCAGAAGGCGCTGGTAAAGGAGTCGATCGTATAGCGGGGTAGGGTTGGTCCCGTATCCACTGTTCCAGCGGACAGCCCCGCCTGTTGGATCAAATCCTGGGCAATACTGCCAGCGGTTTTTTGCTCAAAGGTCGCCGCTGTATGCAAGTTAAGTAGGGCTTGCATGGTACCGACTGCCTGAATTTTGACCCCCGTCAGCGTTGGACGTAAGCGGATCACTTCTCCTGTAAAAGCGGTTTCCTCATTGCCGTCGTGTCCCAATTTCACACTGACCCGATCGCCCAACGCCACCCCACTCCGCTCTAACAGGTGCAACGTCAGGGCATCAGCGGGAATATCCATATCCCGATCAATGACCAATTGTTGCGGGCCTGCAACCGGATTATCCGTCGTCGATTGCAGGCTACCTAGATTGAGGCTGAAAGTGGGTTTGAGGGAGGGCATGGGGGGGAGAGTTTTAAGTTTTAAGTTTTAAGTTTTGAGTTTTAAGTTTTGAGGGAGGTCATTGGTCATTGGTTATTGGTCATTTGTTGGTTGTTATTGGTCATTTGTTGGTTGTATCTACCACCTACCACCTACCACCTACCACCTGTTCCCTCTGCCTTTTTTTAGATTCAAAACAAATCTTTGATCTCGTTGAGCACTCCGGTTCCCTCTGAGATGAGGGTGCTGTAGTCGCCTAGGAGGGAACTTAAACCTTCGGTTGGGTCGCCGAAGGAGGGAATGTTGGCGATCAGATCGGTTAGTTTGGAGACCTGATCCAACGCATTCTGTGCCTCATCGACCAGGGAGGCAGCTTCATTGAGCAAGTCGGTATCGGGGAGGGCAAAGGGATCGGCAACGATCGGTTGGGGTGGTTCGATGTATTCCACCACTTTGCAGACAAAATCAAACTCATCCGGATAACCTGCCCGTTGCGCCACCTCCAGATTTGAAATCAGTACCTGGGCAAAATAGCCTTCGCCCACCGCTTCTGTAAAAAAATCCACGGGTTGATGATCCAGATAGGCCGATCGCAGTTGTTTCAGGTCGTCCGCTGCGGTGCTGCCGTACAAAATGCCCCGAAAAATCACCTCTACGGATGGGCGTCCCATGGTTTGCGCCAGATCTCCGCTCATGCCAGGAACGCTGTGGCGGACAATCCTTGCCCGTTCCTGCACCAACACCTGGGTTAGATGTTCCAGTGTTACACTGCCGAGTTCGACTGCCATTAACTTCCTCCAGACGTGCCATAGGTGCGGATAAAGTCTAGCTCCAGACGATCGCTCAACTCATCCAAAATCTCCTCCACTAACAAAGCCTGATCCAGCCCTAACGCTTCTCCAGAAACCTCAGCCGACTCCGGATTTAGCTTCTCCAGCCCTGGGCTACAACCTTCCCCCTTTCCCGTTTCCCCTTTCCCCTTTCCCGTTTCCCCTTTCCCCAATTCCGCCACATGCGCCCACAACACCCGCTCTAACGCTGAAGCAGATTGGGCGAGTTGGAGTCCAGATTCAATGGAATCGAGGGATGAAGGATATCGGGAGATTTGGCTGCTGGGTTCCGTGGGCTGGGGAGATGGAGGATGGAGGATGGGGGATGGGGGATGAAATGAGGGCAGACTTCGGCGTGAGCGCTCAGTCAAACGAGGGGGGAGGGCAGAAGGGGGCGCTGGAGGAGGAATTTGTTCAAGTGGCGCAAATTCCTGATTCGAAGTCTTCGTCCTATTGGGAGAAGCGTTTAGAGACAGGGCAGCCATCACCCGCAAGATGTGTTGGACGGAGGGGAGTTGCACTGGATTGAGATCCCCGACTTTTTCAAAAAGTCGGGGATCTGGGGGATAGGGGAAGTCATAAGCAGATTGGCGGGGAGAATCTACCCCTGGCATAGGCACGATCGCACCCAATCGGTTTGTCAGTGGCGGAGCGACGAGACGCGATCGCTGCCCAGACGGCACCCTCGCAATTGAGGTTCCCATTTGACCTGGATGTCGAGCCTGCACCCGTTCAGCAAATGGATTGTCTGGCGTTGGTTGAACTGATCGGGAAAGTTCCAGTCGAGGCGCGGGCACGATCGCTGGCGAAGGCAACTCCGAAGGCATCGGGTCAGACGCAGCGCCCCGCCGCTGGGAGGGTAAAATCCCACCTAATTGGTGAGAAAGCTGCTGAATTGGATCGATCACCAGATCCGCAAGCGTGGGAAAAGTTCCCTTTTGAATGGGCAACTGGCAGAGTCGATCGGTCATTTGTAGCCATCGATCGCCCGTGGTGAATAATTGCTCGATCGCCCGTATCATACTTCCGTCCTCCCCTGATCCCAGGCTATTAACTGCTCAATTCCAGCCAGGTAAACCGCCACTTGTCCGGGTGTCAGGTTTTCTACCTGCTCCGGAGTCCAGCCAAAATGTTTGGCAAGCAGTAGATGGGTTTGCCCCAATGGAGAAGCCGCCGCCGCCTTCAGTGCCTCACCCGTTGCATCCAACCCGGAGAGAAGATTGATCTGACTGACCAGGTAATGCACCAAACCCACATGCATCTGGCGAATTTGGTCAATACTCAGGGTGGGATTGACCAACGCTTCCTTAATCATCAAAACGGGCACCAGCCCAGCATCATCACGGGCAGCACGAGAAATCAGCGTCATCGTTGCCAGGCTCAAAGGGCGAATCTCTACGACTCCAGGGGTGGCGTCGGAAGGGACGCGATCGCCCGGAGTCAGGATTGCCGCTGGAATCTGCACCGGATGAACCAGTTGGCTGCCCACCAGTAAATCCTCCGCAGACAGGGTTGGGGATGGGGAAA from Kovacikia minuta CCNUW1 carries:
- a CDS encoding tail fiber domain-containing protein, whose product is MPITPTPPFPKSRSDIIRAEDWNQTVNEVIRLDNAKLNRAGDTIAGSLTLNGNLGIGTASPTSKLDVRGNLTLEAGTSPTIFTGTGTTEQNRYLSIINSPSSPSASGLKAGGVLVADSFNFANPGKNNLIVKGNVGIGLTNPIFQLDVGGRMRVRQISNGAPTAGIWFSGYYRQEADAAFVGMKSLTEVGFWGNSGTPNWRLFVNTTNGNLTITGNGLKPGGGAWGNSSDIRLKKNVQPLTGALEKLLQLRPVFYEWKEPEKQGNLTGLQMGFIAQEVENVFPEWIGVDDEGYATLTIRGFEALSVEAFKQLKTENEILKQRCNALEARLNLLTEKLQVLV
- a CDS encoding phage baseplate assembly protein V, producing MSRIINLIRRVVQQELASHHTSLLGVVTTIFPHTATDDENNYEVNVRLKHEGLELRKVPMAIAHMGVAVPPKAGDLVLVQFINGDLNQPVITGRFYHADERPPLHQENDVLFEQRVPDDTLNHLRFTNNGTIFLQRDVQKPEDNSEAKTSIKIDGESGDIQIQAGKITIEVTHDKAIKITDASGSLIEMTEDAFNITSKVPFKIDASGQAVEIIGNTIDFNQG
- a CDS encoding baseplate J/gp47 family protein; protein product: MIDPGSPFSVAYADLIQSLEDSIRNGVEQPDRFQFFFRGAVSAYELPRLVYAITQVSGLMQSAATVFRAGQDYGFSNNRIVWLEGAQRPDEGSRVLVEYTYRERPAGLTDFNPGSVTGTLIRAVARELKLLYEQTNEAYRRAFIDTASGVALDNVVALLGIDRNPALKATGQVTFFRKTATKTTVTIPAGTRIADQGDRIFLTLADATIPAEIPGELQEQSAGLIQLNNRIAELVGIWQQTDAQTPENRLATQDTAAGKPFGEDERTITLADGVRPPGKLLIHYKPKSVTIAVEALEPGPTGNVNSGTVVVMPTPPRGIDGVINAAAISGGQVAESDEQLRERAKFALERAGNATLNAIKFAVLEVDGVEGVEVMDHSLDPTIPLGEVRVRYSGGGDSEFRRQEIERSVKQVVEQTRAAGIFARVDAINTIAIAGTFYLIPATPISSSTREPVRLAMQQFLQQTIAALKTLAIGEPLSIRRLNAFAFNIPALADTAEAQLSTIRSGTSQTVPDPFLISDAELIRPDNANLKTTILNELKANSPTNNQIVISLTALEELSLPQETTVEFRELNQDVNFRNFSIAIAIILKAKLRNAPTQPEEQIASFTRTLQFSNSTTQILTIQRVDIPLSDTRLAEYMINPANAGDEPAKATLTAAAYPGLQAVKDLPVSLSF
- a CDS encoding tail fiber domain-containing protein — protein: MGYIPYRHRPPLQATIATVYDYQNSDGSLLFQIVRFVPKGFRTRRPDGNGGWLWGIEGAQPVLYHLPEVLQAETVLIVEGEKDAETARKLVPSGWATTSNPFGAGQWCDLYSEMLRGKRVVICPDTDSYGQEHLKHVGLSLLNKATEIRVMILPATVKDLTEWVEQGGRVDQFHTLLEQAERFNYPLPETDLKVNIHPLTGAIDRLQQLQGVFYEWKEPETQGNLTGVQVGLIAQEVESVFPEWVEGEGNEFKTLTIRGFEALSVESFKTLSAQSQTLQQQCQNLETKLEMLETQLDKKRRSL
- a CDS encoding GPW/gp25 family protein; this encodes MGIEREKLFGNDLQLGDRVGGFDLFSDNEGDLSLAEGNENIAQALSLRLQVRQGELAPLGIPNYGSRLHELIGEPNNRRTQVRLMAFARQAIAQDPRVEKIQTVQARTLAGDRDVIRLEMEILLIRQPNPFNLVYDLHLETP